A stretch of the Rhinoderma darwinii isolate aRhiDar2 chromosome 3, aRhiDar2.hap1, whole genome shotgun sequence genome encodes the following:
- the RFX7 gene encoding DNA-binding protein RFX7, with amino-acid sequence MAEEQQQQQAAKKQRPEQPQLPSSSPGALPALVTGLQGTEANALQQKIKNSICKSIQSKVDCILQEVEKFTDLEKLYLYLQLPSGPSNVEKSDQSSLSSSRAQQTHAFSWIRNTLEEHPETSLPKQEVYDEYKSYCDNLGYHPLSAADFGKIMKNVFPNMKARRLGTRGKSKYCYSGLRKKAFVHMPSLPNLDFNKTGDGLDGMEVSAQLQNADEEVVSAACRLVCEWAQKVLSQPFDSVLDLARFLVKSHYIGTKSMAALTVMAGDSAGLKGITQTSAFVPMSESNAFHPQVKTLASPVDAKQQLQRKIQKKQQEQKLQSPLPGELQMKKHDGPAPNGITRICNGSPAILSPQPIGIVVAAVPSPIPVQRTRPLVTSPSPIGSSEGKVLPLNVQVVTQHMQSVKQSPKTPQNVPASPVGDRSARHRYAQILPKPASSNPLTIRSPTTVVITSSPIKNVVPASHVSALNVVKMTTISLAPSNTSTSVKQTQPVNSSGNSTDDYRTVPQIKNGSVVSLQSPVPRMGTPVASSVEVKTEPEILTEENLVQCQETTDGSRSRKATPVMLFTSKIIQDKQSPDMARDTQTVKAHDQRAEGTRTKCKSRSVDGTSVSLASSSQGTVTLCVASQSLFCNGPSPNTNNDPVGKDIRLSNKSPRKRLTAAVQDSQIPPAKKSLIGQLSSSASECLRPGAIGGGKKVQKVLMSKNVNTVNVALIPSDGTQQGHSTEMVTNYSLRCVEKTTDPPQQLVATTEDPKVKLEGSVFKFVSDSKSEIPFDQNTWQEITDSSNFTSGNCEQTQTIGILDIPGTSGVDNLQKTVWEPVDFEGLQQDAYSQQLEDSSLNQLQAHSSNQLPQRSDLTVPPTTESFFSFDDDLTQDSIVEELVLMEEQMSMNNNSQNYGSLGMVLQNQASAAHGTPVPTHSNSAHFFHSVHSSVTPVHTPTPTPTPTLTPTPTSEMISGSQSLSRESPCSRLAQTPVDSSLGSSRHTPVGTPHSNCSSSVPPSPVECRNPFAFTPINSSISYHDASIVSSSPVKPMQRPMATHPDKTKLEWMNNGYISVGNSSVSSHGILPSYKELVEDSFRKPHAFAVPGQSYQSQSRHHDNHFGRLTPVSPVQHQLPSLSSTSKQEGFAVPAPLDNKGAGTTGNNNFRCRSVSPAVHRQRNLSGNTNCPISNSSRSNATTFGSMVTAEVQNILANVQSDTSANSIAQRSQSVPLTVMMQTAFPSLQKQNNTQNITHVLLNKLDSDRDDAVRGLGINNMPSNYTARMNLTQILETSPMFSGANQQNMMNSSTSAYEFQTPAYLTKNSSTDPIGFTTGDNQAQSEIGEQQLDFNSTVKDLLDGESLQTNQQLVVQVASDLNNASDFSSDIRLSSELSGSINDLNTLDPNLLFDPGRQHVQDDEATLEELNNDPLFQQICNESINSMTSTGFEWIESKDHPTVEMLG; translated from the exons GAGCTATTGTGACAATCTTGGCTATCACCCACTAAGTGCTGCTGACTTTGGAAAGATTATGAAAAATGTATTTCCAAACATGAAGGCACGTCGCCTGGGCACAAGAGGAAAATCAAA GTATTGCTACAGCGGATTGAGGAAGAAAGCTTTTGTGCACATGCCATCACTGCCAAATCTGGATTTCAACAAGACGGGAGATGGG ctggaTGGAATGGAAGTATCTGCTCAGCTGCAAAACGCTGATGAAGAGGTTGTGTCTGCAGCCTGTCGCCTTGTTTGTGAGTGGGCACAGAAGGTCCTAAGTCAGCCATTTGATTCAGTTTTGGATTTGGCTCGTTTTCTGGTCAAAAGCCACTACATTGGTACTAAATCAATGGCCGCgttaactgtaatggcaggagaTTCTGCAG GATTGAAAGGAATAACACAGACATCTGCATTTGTGCCTATGTCTGAAAGCAATGCTTTCCACCCACAAGTGAAGACCCTTGCTTCCCCTGTAGATGCCAAACAGCAATTGCAAAGGAAAATCCAGAAAAAGCAGCAAGAACAAAAGCTACAGTCACCTTTACCAGGAGAACTGCAAATGAAAAAACATGATGGACCTGCACCCAATGGAATAACTCGTATTTGTAATGGAAGCCCTGCAATCCTTTCTCCTCAGCCTATTGGAATTGTTGTGGCTGCTGTTCCTAGTCCAATTCCG GTACAAAGAACACGGCCACTTGTGACATCGCCTAGTCCCATTGGATCCTCTGAGGGGAAGGTCCTACCGCTCAATGTTCAAGTAGTCACTCAGCACATGCAGTCTGTAAAGCAGTCaccaaagacaccccaaaatgttccAGCAAGTCCTGTTGGTGATCGATCTGCTAGACATCGCTACGCTCAGATTTTGCCTAAGCCAGCCAGTTCTAATCCTTTGACGATCCGTTCACCCACCACTGTGGTAATCACCAGTAGCCCAATTAAAAATGTGGTGCCAGCATCACATGTCAGTGCTCTGAATGTTGTGAAAATGACCACAATATCTCTTGCTCCCAGTAACACTAGTACTTCTGTTAAACAAACACAGCCTGTAAATAGCAGTGGGAACTCAACAGATGATTATAGGACTGTGCCCCAAATCAAAAATGGCTCTGTAGTTTCTTTGCAATCTCCTGTACCTCGGATGGGTACACCTGTGGCATCTTCAGTAGAGGTAAAAACTGAGCCTGAAATACTGACAGAAGAGAACCTAGTCCAGTGCCAAGAGACCACAGATGGTTCAAGATCTAGAAAAGCTACACCTGTTATGTTATTTACATCCAAAATCATTCAGGATAAACAATCTCCAGATATGGCTCGTGACACTCAAACTGTTAAGGCCCATGATCAGAGGGCAGAGGGAACAAGGACCAAATGTAAAAGTCGCTCAGTTGATGGCACTTCGGTTTCCTTAGCCAGCAGCAGTCAAGGTACTGTGACTCTATGCGTTGCCTCTCAGAGTTTATTCTGCAATGGCCCCAGTCCAAACACTAATAATGATCCAGTTGGAAAAGACATCAGATTGTCTAATAAAAGTCCCAGAAAACGCTTGACTGCTGCAGTGCAAGACTCACAGATACCACCAGCGAAAAAATCACTTATTGGTCAACTCTCTTCATCCGCTTCAGAATGTCTGAGACCAGGAGCAATTGGTGGTGGTAAAAAAGTTCAAAAAGTACTGATGTCAAAAAATGTTAATACAGTAAATGTTGCATTAATACCTAGTGATGGAACACAGCAAGGACATAGTACAGAGATGGTAACAAattattccttgaggtgtgttgaAAAGACCACTGATCCTCCCCAACAGCTTGTAGCCACAACCGAGGACCCGAAGGTGAAACTTGAAGGTAGTGTGTTTAAATTTGTGAGTGATTCAAAGTCAGAGATTCCTTTTGATCAAAACACTTGGCAGGAGATTACTGACAGTTCAAATTTTACGTCTGGTAAttgtgagcagacacaaactattGGCATCCTGGATATTCCAGGAACTTCTGGTGTTGATAACCTGCAAAAAACGGTGTGGGAACCTGTAGACTTTGAAGGACTACAACAGGACGCTTACAGCCAGCAACTTGAGGATTCGTCTTTGAATCAGCTTCAAGCACATTCTTCTAACCAGTTACCTCAGCGCTCTGATCTCACAGTCCCTCCTACCACTGAAAGTTTCTTTTCATTTGATGATGATCTAACGCAAGACAGCATTGTTGAGGAGTTAGTACTTATGGAGGAGCAAATGTCAATGAACAATAACTCTCAGAACTATGGTAGTTTAGGAATGGTGCTCCAAAACCAAGCATCAGCTGCCCATGGTACACCAGTACCCACACATTCAAATAGTGCCCACTTCTTTCATTCAGTACATAGTAGTGTAACACCAGTTCACACACCTACTCCAACACCCACTCCAACTTTGACTCCAACACCTACTTCAGAGATGATTTCTGGCTCTCAAAGTTTGTCGAGAGAGAGCCCATGCTCTCGGCTAGCTCAaacacctgtagatagttcttTGGGGAGTAGCCGACATACACCAGTTGGGACCCCTCATTCTAACTGCAGCAGCAGTGTTCCTCCAAGTCCAGTTGAATGCAGGAATCCTTTTGCTTTTACCCCTATAAACTCCAGCATCTCTTACCATGATGCTAGCATTGTTTCGAGTAGCCCTGTTAAACCAATGCAGAGGCCCATGGCTACTCATCCAGATAAGACGAAGCTAGAGTGGATGAATAATGGATATATCTCTGTTGGTAATTCTTCCGTTTCCTCTCATGGTATTCTTCCAAGTTATAAGGAGTTGGTAGAGGACAGTTTCAGAAAACCACATGCTTTTGCTGTGCCTGGTCAGTCATATCAGTCTCAGTCGAGACATCATGACAATCACTTTGGACGTTTGACTCCTGTATCTCCAGTTCAGCATCAGCTGCCTTCATTGAGCAGTACCAGCAAACAGGAGGGATTTGCAGTTCCTGCTCCTCTAGACAACAAAGGAGCAGGTACAACTGGAAATAACAATTTCAGGTGTCGTAGTGTAAGCCCAGCTGTTCACCGCCAACGTAATTTAAGTGGGAATACAAATTGCCCCATTTCAAATTCTTCTCGGTCTAATGCGACAACTTTTGGATCCATGGTTACTGCAGAAGTTCAAAATATACTTGCAAATGTCCAATCAGACACCAGTGCCAACAGCATAGCGCAAAGAAGTCAGTCAGTCCCTTTAACTGTTATGATGCAGACCGCTTTCCCATCCCTGCAGAAACAAAATAACACACAAAACATCACtcatgttttattaaataaactaGATTCTGACCGTGATGATGCAGTGCGGGGCTTGGGAATCAACAATATGCCTTCTAACTATACTGCAAGAATGAATCTCACTCAGATTTTGGAAACATCTCCAATGTTTTCAGGTGCCAATCAACAAAATATGATGAATTCCAGCACTTCAGCTTATGAATTCCAAACGCCAGCTTACCTCACAAAGAACAGCAGTACTGATCCAATTGGTTTTACTACTGGAGACAACCAAGCACAATCTGAAATTGGAGAGCAGCAACTTGATTTCAACAGCACTGTTAAAGACCTGTTAGATGGGGAAAGCCTCCAAACCAACCAGCAACTTGTTGTTCAAGTGGCTTCAGATTTGAACAATGCCTCTGATTTCTCCAGCGACATCCGGTTGTCTTCTGAACTCTCAGGCAGCATCAATGATCTGAACACTTTAGATCCAAACTTGTTGTTTGATCCAGGACGGCAGCATGTACAGGACGATGAAGCTACACTGGAGGAGCTGAACAATGATCCTTTGTTTCAGCAGATCTGTAATGAATCTATTAACTCTATGACCTCAACTGGATTTGAATGGATAGAAAGTAAAGACCATCCTACAGTTGAAATGTTGGGTTAA